The Halorubrum salinarum genome segment CCGAGGTCGCCGACTCGCGCACGTCGCCGGCCGCGACGACCGTCTCGACGCCGTACGCCGAGCGCACGTCCTCCGCGACCGACTCCAGCGCCTCGCGCCGCCGCGCCACGAGGACGAGGTCCGCGCCGCGCTCGGCCAGCGCGTGCGCCGTGGCTTCGCCGATTCCAGAGCTCGCACCGGTGATTACCGCCGTCGCGCCGTCGAGGTCCGTCATGGGCCTTCGATCGGAGAGCGCGGAAATAAAACGTCGCGTCGAGGCGAGCCACTGCGTCGCCGTCGCTCTTCGGTTCAGGGTACGGGCCGGGCGCGATTGACATCAGCGCTGAGGACAACGCCTCAGCTGCGTTCGCCTCAGCAGAGACATCTGCGCTCGACATGAAAGAAGCAGTCGCTGGTGCCGGTGCCGTCCTTGCTGGTGCCGGCGTCGCCGGCCTTGCTGGCGCAGCGAGCGCTGCTGCGGACTTCGAGAGCGCGATGGTTGAGGTGGAGAAGGTGACGAATCCGGAGACAGCCGAGGCGATGTCGGGCTCCATCCGGGAGCTGGCTGAGACGATCCCACTCGCACAGAGCAAACTCGCGAAGCTCGCTGCGGACGCGGGCCGGTTCGGGGTGGAAGGCACCGCGAACATGGAGCGGTTCGTCGAGGCGACGGCGAAGATGGCCTCCGCGACGAATATGAACGCCTCGCAGGCTGGCCAGGCGTTCGCGAAGCTCACGGAACTCACCGGGACGCCCATCTCTGAAGTCGAGAATCTCGGTTCCGCCATCAACGAGCTGTCGAATAACACCGCCACGAGCGCTCGGGAGATCTCGCAATCGATGCTCCGTTCCGCGGGCGCACTCTCACAGCTCGGGTTGAACCAGACAGAGATCGCTGGGATGTCAGCAGCACTCAACGAAGTGAGCGAATCCTCAGAGCGTGCTGGGACACGACTCCGCCGGCTCGGCCAGGAGATGATGAACCCGAAGAACGCCAGCGCCCTCGCGTCTGCGCTCGGGATGACGACGGCTGAGTTCGAGACGTTGCGCGAGGAGTCGCCGGACGAGCTCATCCTCCAGATGGCGGAGGCGATGGAGTCCGGTGGCAAACAGGCAGACGCACTCAAGAACGTGCTCTCGACGACGTCACGACAGGCGCTGGCTGGGATGGCACAGAATCTCGAGGGAGCTCGCAACGCACTCGAGATGTCTAGTACCGCCTACGAGGAGAACACCTCCGTCCAGGAGGAGTTCAACGCTGCCTCCGACACGTTCAACAAGCAGCTCCAGACGCTACAGAATCGCCTCCGGAACGTTGCCATCGTGATGGGCAACCAGATCCTCCCGGTGCTCATCGACGCGATGGACGCGGTGACACCACTCATCGACGCGTTCGCGGACGTAAACGAGCGCCTCGATGGGATGCCAGCATTGCTGGCGACTGTCGGTGTCGCACTGACGGGACTTGGTGCGATCGCCGTGAGTGTTGGCCCCGCAATTGTGGGCGCACTCTCACCCGTCCTTGGCCCTGTCGTAGCCATCACGGCTGCTATTGGCGCACTCGGATACGCCTGGAAGACTAATTTCGGCGGGATTCGCGACGCCACAAAGCAGGCCTGGAGTACACTCAAACCGCTGTTACTCAGTGTCAAGCGAGTCTTGCTAGAAGTGTTCGACGAATACGCGATGCCGATGTTCAAGGAACTCCGATCCGTCGCGAAGGCGGAGTTCCGAGCGATCGAAAAGCAGATCGTCCCGACGATGAACCACATCGGCAACGTCGTTACGAACGTTCTCTCCGCTGTCGGCACATTCTGGGACACCCACGGAGAGCGAATAAAGAAAATCGTCGGGGCGTACTTCGGGTATCTTGAGCTGACGATCGCGACGACGATGCGGGCGATTTCGGCGGTGGTTCAGTCGATCCTCGCGCTCATGCGAGGCGACTTTGACGAGGTGCTGGACATCATCTCGCGGTTCTGGACGAAAACGTTCAACGACATCCTCGCCTTCGTGAACGGGCCCTGGATGTCGGGAGTTAAGGCTGCCTTCGGACTCTTTTACGAGGTTGTTACTGGCGTCTTCAAGCAGCTCTACAAGTTCCTGATCGGCGGATCGCTCGTTCCCAAAACGTTCAACGAGATTCTCGCCTTCCTTACCCAGTGGATCGCTCGTGCCAGGAAGACGTTCAATTCCTTCCTGAACCGGCTCTTTTCAATCTGGAAGCGCGGACTGACACGCGTCTATACCTTCTCCAAAGACATCTTCGAGCGGGTTACAGGCTGGGTTCAGGGCACAGGTGCGATGCTGTTCGAGTCGGCTTTCGGCTCCGTTCTCACCAGCATTGTTGGTGTCGTCGACGACATCAGAGCCGAGATCAACGCCATCGTCGACACTGTCATTACGCAAATTCAGGAAGCGCTTGACTTCGCCACAGAGCTGAACAACTTCAGCTTCGATATCGACTGGCCAGATCCCCCCGAAATTGTTGAAGACGCGTTCAACGGCGAACTTGACATCGACTGGCCCGATCCACCGGACATCGGTGCCCTCGGTAGCGGTGATGGCTCGTCAATTGCGAGCCTCGCCTCAGGAGGCCTCGTTACTGAGCGCACGCTCGCAATGGTTGGAGAAGGCGCTGAGCGCGAGGCTGTCCTCCCACTCTCGAAGCTCTCCACGTATCTCGACACCGCGTACGAAGTCGGCGCCGACACAGTCTCTCCGTCGGCCCAGTCGGGCGGACAGTCGGCCTCGTCGGCGCTGACAGCCACCCTCCGCGTCGAAGGGGACGGCGAGCTCGCGGAGCTCATCCGCGAACACGCTGAGCTCGTTGTCGAAGAGCGCGACGCCTCGAAGCGCGCCCGTATCGCTCGCAACTAACTCCCTTTCTTCCGATCATGACTGACAGTTCTTGGACGATCCATACGAAGTCGAACGGCAGCGTGAC includes the following:
- a CDS encoding phage tail tape measure protein, whose product is MKEAVAGAGAVLAGAGVAGLAGAASAAADFESAMVEVEKVTNPETAEAMSGSIRELAETIPLAQSKLAKLAADAGRFGVEGTANMERFVEATAKMASATNMNASQAGQAFAKLTELTGTPISEVENLGSAINELSNNTATSAREISQSMLRSAGALSQLGLNQTEIAGMSAALNEVSESSERAGTRLRRLGQEMMNPKNASALASALGMTTAEFETLREESPDELILQMAEAMESGGKQADALKNVLSTTSRQALAGMAQNLEGARNALEMSSTAYEENTSVQEEFNAASDTFNKQLQTLQNRLRNVAIVMGNQILPVLIDAMDAVTPLIDAFADVNERLDGMPALLATVGVALTGLGAIAVSVGPAIVGALSPVLGPVVAITAAIGALGYAWKTNFGGIRDATKQAWSTLKPLLLSVKRVLLEVFDEYAMPMFKELRSVAKAEFRAIEKQIVPTMNHIGNVVTNVLSAVGTFWDTHGERIKKIVGAYFGYLELTIATTMRAISAVVQSILALMRGDFDEVLDIISRFWTKTFNDILAFVNGPWMSGVKAAFGLFYEVVTGVFKQLYKFLIGGSLVPKTFNEILAFLTQWIARARKTFNSFLNRLFSIWKRGLTRVYTFSKDIFERVTGWVQGTGAMLFESAFGSVLTSIVGVVDDIRAEINAIVDTVITQIQEALDFATELNNFSFDIDWPDPPEIVEDAFNGELDIDWPDPPDIGALGSGDGSSIASLASGGLVTERTLAMVGEGAEREAVLPLSKLSTYLDTAYEVGADTVSPSAQSGGQSASSALTATLRVEGDGELAELIREHAELVVEERDASKRARIARN